From one Staphylococcus kloosii genomic stretch:
- a CDS encoding M4 family metallopeptidase yields MKKFWTCTIATCTLLAFSTNFANAAEQSQTNSVTAESLTSIKKQPVNSDTSAEHLLQNNATKILEKSTPNAQQPKLPEAFNQYTVINRKEDNTGGTHYELQPKIHNIVASDSVIKVHVDKNDKTTLVNGTLNKPYLNVNNKISLTKQQAEKKAFEAIGLARNQVKNIDGYKVINNNKLDINSDKQRYVYNVEINYSSPYVAHWKIQVDATNGAILKKDDIIEEASVKGKGTGVNGDIKKPLNLTSAKVKGKTQYTLNDTSQKAKMNTKTANNTTTWAVPITNTTSNFNKSSQKAGVDAHYYANEIYHYYLKKFNRNSYDNKGGRIDSFVHYGKNFNNAAWTGQYMIYGDGDGKQFKALSASKDIIAHELTHAVTARTAKLVYKNQTGALNESISDVFAYFVDPNDWLIGEDAYTPKIKGDGIRSISNPEKYKQPAHMKNYYNGPNDSGGVHINSGIPNKAAYLTIKAIGKDKAERVYYLTLTRYLTPNAKFHDAKVALKKAAAQLYGTKSKEVKAIDKAWNDVGVLK; encoded by the coding sequence ATGAAGAAATTTTGGACATGTACAATAGCTACTTGTACGTTACTCGCTTTTTCAACTAACTTTGCAAACGCTGCTGAACAATCACAAACGAACAGCGTCACAGCTGAATCTTTAACTTCAATAAAAAAACAACCAGTAAACAGCGATACATCTGCAGAACACTTATTACAAAACAATGCTACAAAAATTTTAGAAAAATCAACACCAAATGCTCAACAACCCAAATTACCAGAAGCCTTCAATCAATATACTGTGATTAACAGAAAAGAAGATAACACGGGTGGTACACATTATGAATTACAACCTAAAATACATAATATAGTAGCAAGTGATAGCGTTATTAAGGTTCATGTTGATAAGAACGATAAAACAACACTTGTAAATGGAACTTTAAATAAACCATATCTAAATGTTAATAATAAAATTTCCCTTACTAAACAACAAGCTGAGAAAAAAGCATTTGAAGCAATTGGATTAGCGAGAAATCAAGTAAAAAATATAGATGGCTACAAAGTTATAAATAATAATAAATTAGACATTAATAGTGATAAGCAACGTTATGTTTATAATGTAGAAATAAATTATTCTAGTCCCTATGTTGCACATTGGAAAATTCAAGTAGACGCTACGAACGGTGCCATTTTAAAAAAAGATGACATTATTGAAGAAGCGTCTGTAAAAGGTAAAGGCACAGGCGTTAATGGGGATATTAAAAAGCCATTAAACTTAACTTCTGCGAAAGTTAAAGGTAAAACACAATACACTTTAAACGATACATCACAGAAGGCAAAAATGAATACAAAAACAGCAAATAATACAACTACATGGGCTGTGCCTATTACCAATACGACAAGTAATTTTAACAAATCATCACAAAAAGCTGGCGTTGATGCTCACTATTATGCCAATGAAATATATCACTATTATCTTAAAAAATTCAACCGTAATAGTTATGATAATAAAGGTGGCCGCATTGATTCATTTGTACATTACGGTAAAAATTTCAATAATGCCGCTTGGACGGGACAATATATGATTTATGGTGATGGCGATGGCAAACAATTTAAGGCGTTGTCCGCTTCAAAAGATATTATTGCCCATGAATTAACACACGCTGTAACTGCACGTACAGCTAAATTAGTTTATAAAAATCAAACTGGCGCCCTTAACGAATCTATTTCCGATGTCTTTGCATATTTTGTTGACCCGAATGATTGGTTAATTGGCGAAGACGCTTATACGCCTAAAATTAAAGGCGATGGCATACGTAGTATTTCTAATCCTGAAAAATATAAACAACCAGCTCATATGAAAAATTATTACAATGGACCAAATGATAGTGGTGGTGTTCATATTAATAGCGGTATTCCTAACAAAGCTGCATATCTAACGATCAAGGCAATTGGTAAAGATAAGGCAGAACGCGTCTATTACTTAACTTTAACTCGTTATTTAACACCTAACGCAAAGTTCCACGATGCTAAAGTTGCACTTAAAAAAGCTGCAGCACAATTATATGGTACGAAAAGTAAAGAAGTTAAAGCTATAGATAAAGCATGGAATGATGTAGGCGTACTTAAATAA
- the fapR gene encoding transcription factor FapR — protein sequence MKLKKQARRDSIKKEIERNPFITDLDLSEKFDVSIQTIRLDRTNLNIPELRKRIKNVAKENHDRIRSIDGSEIIGDVINVEPDKHAVSIINIGEDSVFSRNLIARGHVLFAQANSLCVALIHKPVVLTKESNIKFIKTVKLNDIVTAEAQVVEYKEKYYIIEVKSYVKEQQVFGGTFKMYYTSEDEING from the coding sequence GTGAAATTAAAAAAGCAAGCAAGACGTGACTCAATTAAAAAAGAAATAGAACGAAATCCCTTCATTACAGATTTGGATTTAAGTGAAAAGTTTGACGTAAGTATTCAAACAATACGCTTAGATCGTACCAACTTGAATATACCGGAATTACGCAAACGAATTAAAAATGTTGCTAAAGAAAATCATGATAGAATTCGGTCGATCGATGGGAGCGAAATCATAGGTGACGTTATAAACGTAGAGCCAGATAAACATGCAGTATCTATTATTAATATAGGAGAAGATTCAGTTTTTTCTCGTAATTTAATTGCTAGAGGACATGTTCTATTTGCTCAAGCCAATTCATTATGTGTCGCTTTAATACATAAACCAGTCGTTTTAACAAAAGAAAGTAATATTAAATTTATAAAAACAGTTAAATTAAATGATATTGTGACTGCAGAAGCACAAGTAGTAGAATATAAAGAAAAATATTATATTATTGAAGTGAAATCGTACGTTAAAGAGCAACAAGTTTTTGGTGGCACTTTCAAAATGTATTATACAAGTGAGGATGAAATAAATGGTTAA
- the fabD gene encoding ACP S-malonyltransferase has translation MGKTAVIFPGQGSQKVGMAHDLYNVDSNATAVLDQAAEQLDFDILETMFTDSEDKLGQTENTQPALLTHSVALYEALNNLNADYTMGHSLGEYSSLVASGVLKFEDAVKIVRKRGQLMAEAFPNGVGSMAAVLGLNYDEVDAICKKLSTDDEIIEPANINAPGQIVVSGHKTLIDKLAEEGKSLGAKRVMPLSVSGPFHSSMMQVIEEQFAEYIEQFEWHDAQFPVVQNVDAQPETDSSVIKQNMIKQLYSPVQFIQSTEWLIDQGVDHFIEVGPGKVLSGLIKKINRDVKLTSIQTIEDLKGWNEND, from the coding sequence ATGGGTAAAACAGCTGTAATTTTCCCAGGACAAGGGTCACAAAAAGTAGGCATGGCGCATGATTTATATAACGTTGATAGCAATGCTACAGCAGTATTGGATCAAGCTGCAGAACAATTAGATTTTGATATTTTAGAGACAATGTTTACTGATAGTGAAGATAAATTAGGACAAACTGAAAATACACAACCAGCTTTACTAACGCATAGTGTCGCTTTATATGAGGCGTTAAATAATCTGAATGCAGATTATACTATGGGTCATAGTCTTGGAGAATATTCAAGTTTAGTAGCAAGTGGCGTATTAAAATTTGAAGATGCAGTAAAAATTGTAAGAAAACGTGGTCAACTTATGGCTGAAGCATTCCCAAATGGTGTCGGTAGCATGGCAGCTGTACTTGGTTTAAATTACGACGAAGTGGATGCTATTTGTAAAAAATTGTCGACTGATGATGAAATTATCGAACCTGCAAATATTAATGCTCCAGGACAAATCGTTGTATCTGGACACAAAACGTTAATAGACAAACTTGCAGAAGAAGGTAAATCATTAGGTGCTAAACGTGTTATGCCATTATCTGTATCAGGACCTTTCCATTCATCAATGATGCAAGTAATAGAAGAACAATTTGCAGAATATATTGAGCAATTTGAATGGCATGATGCACAGTTCCCAGTCGTGCAAAATGTTGATGCTCAACCTGAGACTGATAGCTCTGTAATAAAACAAAACATGATTAAGCAACTATATTCACCTGTGCAATTTATTCAATCTACAGAATGGTTAATTGACCAAGGTGTTGACCATTTTATCGAAGTTGGACCAGGTAAAGTTTTATCTGGATTGATTAAGAAAATCAATAGAGACGTAAAATTAACTTCAATTCAAACTATTGAAGATTTAAAAGGATGGAATGAAAATGACTAA
- the fabG gene encoding 3-oxoacyl-[acyl-carrier-protein] reductase: protein MTKSALVTGASRGIGRSIALQLAEEGYNVAVNYAGSKEKAEAVVEEIKAKNVESFAIQANVADGNEVKAMIKEVVNQFGSVDVLVNNAGITRDNLLMRMKESEWDDVIDTNLKGVFNCIQKVTPQMLRQKSGSIINLSSVVGAVGNPGQANYVATKAGVIGLTKSSARELASRNITVNAVAPGFIVSDMTDALSEELKSQMLEQIPLSRFGDDTDIANTVAFLASDKAKYITGQTIHVNGGMYM from the coding sequence ATGACTAAAAGTGCATTAGTAACTGGAGCTTCAAGAGGTATTGGACGTAGTATAGCCCTACAATTAGCTGAAGAAGGCTATAATGTAGCAGTTAACTACGCAGGAAGTAAAGAAAAAGCAGAAGCAGTTGTAGAAGAAATTAAAGCTAAAAATGTAGAAAGTTTTGCAATTCAAGCAAACGTTGCAGACGGTAATGAAGTTAAAGCAATGATTAAAGAAGTCGTAAATCAATTTGGTTCAGTTGATGTTTTAGTAAATAATGCGGGTATCACACGTGATAATTTATTAATGCGTATGAAAGAATCAGAATGGGACGATGTTATCGATACAAACTTAAAAGGTGTCTTTAATTGTATTCAAAAAGTAACGCCTCAAATGCTTCGTCAAAAAAGTGGTTCAATCATTAATTTATCAAGTGTTGTAGGCGCTGTAGGTAACCCAGGTCAAGCTAACTATGTAGCGACAAAAGCAGGTGTAATCGGTTTAACTAAATCAAGCGCACGTGAATTAGCATCTAGAAACATTACTGTTAATGCTGTAGCGCCTGGATTTATCGTTTCAGATATGACAGATGCTTTAAGCGAAGAATTGAAATCACAAATGTTAGAGCAAATTCCACTTTCAAGATTTGGTGACGATACTGATATTGCTAATACTGTAGCATTCTTGGCATCAGATAAAGCTAAATATATCACTGGCCAAACAATACACGTAAACGGTGGTATGTACATGTAA
- the rnc gene encoding ribonuclease III, which produces MSNNKKTEIINDFKDRFAQKMKQLNLTYNNVELYQQAFSHSSFINDFNMNRLDHNERLEFLGDAVLELTVSRYLFDKYPDLPEGNLTKMRATIVCEPSLVIFANKIQLNELILLGKGEEKTGGRTRPSLVSDAFEAFVGALYLDQGLESVWYFAQHVIFPFAEDDELDGVIDFKTQFQEFVHQQNKGDVTYRLIKEEGPAHHRLFTSEVILENTAIAEGKGKTKKESEQKAAESAYKTMVTKV; this is translated from the coding sequence TTGAGCAACAACAAAAAGACAGAAATAATTAATGACTTCAAAGATAGGTTTGCACAAAAGATGAAACAATTAAACTTAACTTATAACAATGTTGAGTTATACCAACAAGCGTTTTCTCATTCAAGTTTTATTAATGATTTTAATATGAATCGTTTAGACCATAATGAACGATTAGAATTTTTAGGAGATGCGGTATTAGAATTGACGGTTTCACGCTACTTATTTGATAAATATCCAGACTTACCAGAAGGTAACTTGACAAAAATGCGTGCCACAATAGTTTGTGAACCTTCACTTGTAATATTTGCCAATAAAATACAGTTGAATGAATTAATTTTACTAGGTAAAGGCGAAGAGAAAACAGGGGGACGTACGAGACCTTCATTAGTTTCAGATGCTTTCGAAGCCTTTGTAGGTGCATTATATTTAGATCAAGGTTTAGAATCTGTATGGTATTTTGCTCAGCACGTTATTTTTCCTTTTGCTGAAGATGATGAACTTGATGGTGTTATCGATTTTAAAACTCAATTTCAGGAATTTGTACACCAACAAAATAAAGGTGATGTAACTTATAGACTTATCAAAGAAGAAGGCCCAGCACATCATCGTTTATTTACTTCAGAAGTAATCTTAGAAAACACAGCTATAGCAGAAGGTAAAGGTAAGACCAAAAAAGAATCTGAACAAAAGGCTGCAGAAAGTGCCTACAAAACGATGGTAACTAAAGTTTAA
- the recG gene encoding ATP-dependent DNA helicase RecG: MSKVNLIESPFPLSNIKGLGPKRLAVLNELNINTVEDLILYLPTRYEDNTIIDLTEAEDQSIVTVVGEVYSSPTVAFFGRNKSKLTVHLMVNNIAVKCVFFNQPYLKKKIELHGKVIVKGKWLRNKQEINGNRMFFNEENINEDEQFEPVYRIKEGIKQKPLRDMIRQVLDEVTIHEWLSQDLRDKYKLETLEQTLKALHFATDKQSLLKARRTYAFTELFLFELRMQWLNRLEKTSDEAVEIDYDIEKVKQFINNLPFELTDAQKSSVNEIFRDLKAPIRMHRLLQGDVGSGKTVVAAICMYALKTSGYQSALMVPTEILAEQHAESLVDLFGDTMNVALLTGSVKGKKRKVLLQQLAEGSIDCLIGTHALIQEDVVFNNVGLVITDEQHRFGVNQRQLLREKGAMTNVLFMTATPIPRTLAISVFGEMDVSSIKQLPRGRKPIITSWSKHEAYEDVLNQMTNELKKGRQAYVICPLIESSEHLEDVQNVVALFESLKDYYGEQRVGILHGKLSSDEKDAVMQRFSDHEIDILVSTTVVEVGVNVPNATFMMIYDADRFGLSTLHQLRGRVGRSDQQSYCVLIASPKTEVGIERMNIMTQTTDGFELSERDLEMRGPGDFFGVKQSGLPDFLVANVVEDYKMLEVARDEAAELIQSGAFFSSEYERLRHFIERNLLYTSFD, encoded by the coding sequence ATGTCAAAAGTCAATTTAATAGAAAGTCCATTCCCATTATCTAACATTAAGGGTTTGGGTCCTAAACGGTTGGCAGTGTTAAATGAACTTAATATTAATACAGTTGAGGATTTAATCTTATACCTACCAACACGTTATGAAGATAATACTATAATTGACTTAACTGAGGCTGAAGATCAATCTATAGTGACAGTTGTAGGTGAAGTTTACTCATCTCCAACTGTCGCTTTTTTTGGTCGTAATAAATCCAAATTGACAGTTCATTTAATGGTGAACAATATAGCAGTTAAATGTGTGTTTTTTAATCAACCGTATTTGAAAAAGAAAATAGAGTTACACGGTAAAGTAATTGTAAAAGGGAAATGGTTGCGTAACAAGCAAGAAATTAATGGCAATAGAATGTTTTTTAATGAAGAGAACATAAATGAAGATGAACAGTTTGAGCCAGTTTATAGAATTAAAGAAGGCATTAAGCAAAAGCCGTTACGTGATATGATTCGACAAGTGCTGGATGAAGTTACAATACATGAATGGTTATCTCAAGATTTAAGAGATAAATACAAGCTTGAAACTTTAGAACAGACATTGAAAGCTTTACATTTTGCGACCGATAAACAATCGTTATTAAAAGCAAGACGTACATACGCTTTTACCGAATTGTTTTTATTTGAACTTAGAATGCAATGGTTAAATAGATTAGAAAAGACTTCAGATGAAGCAGTTGAAATCGACTATGATATTGAAAAAGTAAAACAATTTATTAATAATCTGCCGTTCGAATTAACCGATGCCCAAAAGTCGAGTGTTAACGAAATATTTAGAGATTTAAAAGCACCGATTAGAATGCATCGATTATTGCAAGGTGATGTGGGTTCCGGTAAAACGGTAGTAGCTGCAATATGTATGTATGCATTGAAAACTTCGGGCTACCAATCAGCCTTAATGGTACCTACGGAAATTTTAGCCGAACAACACGCAGAAAGCTTGGTCGATTTATTTGGTGACACGATGAACGTGGCCCTACTAACAGGTTCAGTTAAAGGAAAAAAACGTAAAGTGTTATTACAACAATTGGCAGAAGGGTCTATAGATTGTTTGATAGGCACGCATGCGCTGATACAAGAAGATGTTGTATTTAATAACGTTGGGTTAGTTATTACTGATGAACAACATCGCTTTGGTGTGAATCAACGACAATTGTTAAGAGAAAAAGGTGCGATGACGAACGTATTATTTATGACGGCCACACCAATTCCAAGAACTTTGGCGATTTCGGTATTTGGTGAAATGGATGTCTCTTCAATTAAACAGTTACCTCGTGGGCGTAAGCCAATTATTACGAGTTGGTCGAAACATGAAGCGTATGAAGACGTGTTAAATCAAATGACCAATGAACTTAAAAAAGGGAGACAAGCTTATGTTATTTGTCCCCTAATTGAAAGTTCTGAGCATTTAGAAGACGTACAAAATGTCGTCGCTTTATTTGAATCTTTGAAAGATTATTATGGTGAACAACGCGTAGGGATACTACATGGCAAGTTATCTAGCGATGAGAAAGATGCTGTGATGCAACGCTTTAGTGATCATGAAATAGATATACTTGTGTCAACGACAGTTGTAGAAGTAGGTGTTAACGTACCAAATGCGACATTCATGATGATTTATGATGCAGACCGATTCGGTTTATCTACACTTCATCAATTAAGAGGTCGTGTAGGACGAAGCGATCAACAAAGTTATTGTGTTTTAATTGCTTCACCAAAAACAGAAGTCGGTATTGAGCGTATGAATATTATGACTCAAACGACAGATGGTTTTGAATTAAGTGAACGAGACCTTGAAATGAGAGGACCTGGTGATTTCTTTGGCGTGAAGCAAAGTGGTTTACCTGATTTCTTAGTTGCGAACGTAGTAGAAGATTATAAAATGTTAGAAGTGGCAAGAGATGAAGCAGCAGAATTGATTCAATCTGGCGCCTTTTTCTCGAGTGAATATGAACGTTTGAGACATTTTATAGAACGTAATTTACTTTATACAAGTTTTGATTAA
- the sdaAB gene encoding L-serine ammonia-lyase, iron-sulfur-dependent subunit beta, producing the protein MKYKSVFDIIGPTMVGPSSSHTAGAVRIGLVARDLFGQTPQQADIYLYGSFMETYRGHGTDVALVGGLLGYDTDDDRLTKSLETAEEKGMKVNFIEMSEERSHPNTAIINMRDGDKEISVEGVSIGGGKIEIIAINGFNIAISGNYPALLVFHKDTFGTIGRVANILGDSSINVGSMQVARKEKGDQALMTCELDDAINDEIIERIKNVDGVVTVSLMGDA; encoded by the coding sequence ATGAAATATAAAAGCGTTTTTGACATTATAGGACCAACAATGGTAGGTCCATCATCATCTCACACAGCTGGTGCAGTCAGAATTGGTTTAGTTGCAAGAGACTTGTTTGGTCAAACACCACAACAAGCAGATATATATTTGTATGGTTCATTTATGGAAACATACAGAGGTCATGGCACTGACGTAGCTTTAGTAGGTGGTTTACTCGGTTACGATACAGATGATGATCGTCTAACAAAAAGCTTAGAAACAGCTGAAGAAAAGGGCATGAAAGTGAATTTTATCGAAATGTCTGAAGAGCGTTCACATCCAAACACTGCCATAATTAATATGAGAGATGGCGACAAAGAGATTTCTGTCGAAGGTGTATCAATAGGTGGCGGTAAGATAGAAATTATAGCAATTAACGGCTTTAATATCGCTATTAGCGGTAATTATCCGGCGTTACTTGTCTTTCATAAAGATACGTTTGGTACGATTGGACGAGTGGCAAATATTTTGGGAGACTCAAGTATTAACGTTGGAAGTATGCAAGTTGCACGTAAAGAAAAAGGCGATCAAGCATTAATGACTTGCGAATTAGATGACGCTATTAATGATGAAATTATAGAGAGAATAAAAAACGTCGATGGTGTAGTGACTGTTTCACTCATGGGCGACGCCTAA
- the plsX gene encoding phosphate acyltransferase PlsX translates to MVKIAIDMMGGDDAPQIVLEAVEKAVNDFKDLEIILFGDKDQCNLNHGRVEVRHCTEEITMEDEPVRAIKRKKDSSMVRMAEAVKSGEADGCVSAGNTGALMSAGLFIVGRISGVSRPALVVTLPTTSGRGFVFMDVGANADAKAEHLLQYAQLGNIYAQKIRGIEQPSVGLLNIGTEAAKGNALTKKAFNLMEEQNDFKFNGNVEAKGLMEDAADVIVTDGYTGNMILKNLEGVAKAFGKMFKETLLSSFKNKMAALVLRKDLQGLTRKMDYAEYGGSVLLGLDGIVVKAHGSSSAKAFYSAIRQAKIAGEQEIVKTMRETVGE, encoded by the coding sequence ATGGTTAAAATTGCAATTGATATGATGGGTGGGGACGATGCACCTCAAATTGTACTAGAAGCTGTAGAAAAAGCAGTTAATGATTTTAAAGATTTAGAAATTATATTATTTGGTGATAAAGATCAATGTAATTTAAACCACGGACGTGTTGAAGTTAGACATTGTACCGAAGAAATTACAATGGAAGATGAACCAGTAAGAGCAATAAAGAGAAAGAAAGATAGTTCTATGGTTCGCATGGCTGAAGCTGTTAAATCAGGCGAAGCAGACGGTTGTGTATCAGCCGGTAATACAGGTGCCTTAATGTCAGCTGGATTATTTATTGTTGGCCGTATTAGTGGGGTGTCGAGACCCGCTTTAGTTGTTACGTTACCGACAACTTCAGGTAGAGGATTCGTCTTTATGGACGTTGGTGCTAACGCTGATGCGAAAGCGGAGCATTTATTACAATATGCACAATTAGGAAATATTTATGCTCAAAAGATTCGTGGCATTGAACAACCATCTGTTGGTTTATTAAATATTGGTACAGAGGCAGCCAAAGGCAATGCCTTAACTAAAAAAGCATTTAACTTAATGGAAGAACAAAATGACTTTAAATTTAATGGTAATGTCGAAGCGAAAGGTTTAATGGAAGATGCTGCCGATGTTATCGTTACAGATGGATACACTGGTAATATGATATTAAAAAATCTTGAAGGCGTAGCCAAAGCTTTTGGCAAAATGTTTAAAGAAACATTATTAAGTAGTTTCAAAAACAAAATGGCAGCTTTAGTTTTACGTAAAGATTTACAAGGTTTAACACGTAAAATGGACTATGCAGAATACGGTGGTTCAGTATTACTTGGCTTAGACGGCATCGTTGTAAAAGCACATGGTAGTTCAAGTGCTAAAGCATTTTACTCTGCAATTAGACAGGCTAAAATTGCCGGAGAACAAGAGATTGTTAAAACTATGAGAGAAACGGTTGGTGAATAA
- the sdaAA gene encoding L-serine ammonia-lyase, iron-sulfur-dependent, subunit alpha, protein MFKSVKELIAICESENKMIHEVMLEQEMEVTGLSEEEVYANMDKNLQTMENALDEGLEGVTSTTGLTGGDAVLIKNYLATGKSLAGNTLLDAVSKAVATNEVNAAMGKICATPTAGSAGVVPGVLFGLKPRLNPSRRDMLNFLLTSGAFGFVVANNASISGAAGGCQAEVGSAAAMAAGATVELAGGTAQQSAEAFAICLKNMLGLVCDPVAGLVEVPCVKRNAAGASNAIVSADMALAGVTSRIPTDEVIEAMYKIGQTMPSALRETGRGGLAGTPTGQRLKQEIFGD, encoded by the coding sequence ATGTTTAAAAGTGTGAAAGAATTAATTGCAATTTGTGAATCCGAAAATAAAATGATTCATGAAGTAATGCTCGAGCAAGAAATGGAAGTAACTGGACTATCAGAAGAAGAAGTTTATGCTAATATGGATAAAAATTTACAAACTATGGAAAATGCCTTAGATGAAGGACTTGAAGGCGTAACATCAACTACAGGACTAACGGGTGGAGATGCAGTACTAATTAAAAATTATTTAGCTACAGGAAAATCATTAGCAGGTAATACGTTGTTAGACGCAGTGAGTAAGGCGGTTGCAACAAACGAAGTTAATGCAGCAATGGGTAAAATATGTGCCACACCAACTGCCGGTTCTGCGGGCGTAGTACCAGGCGTATTATTTGGACTAAAACCAAGATTAAATCCTTCAAGAAGAGATATGTTAAATTTCTTATTAACATCTGGCGCATTTGGCTTTGTAGTGGCTAACAATGCCTCAATTTCAGGCGCGGCTGGTGGTTGCCAAGCAGAAGTAGGTTCTGCAGCGGCGATGGCGGCAGGTGCAACTGTTGAATTAGCTGGTGGCACAGCACAACAATCAGCTGAAGCTTTTGCAATTTGTTTAAAGAATATGCTAGGTTTAGTATGTGATCCAGTTGCTGGTTTAGTTGAAGTACCTTGTGTTAAGAGAAATGCAGCGGGCGCATCTAATGCGATTGTTTCTGCTGATATGGCGTTAGCAGGCGTAACTTCTAGAATTCCAACGGATGAAGTAATTGAAGCAATGTATAAAATAGGACAAACAATGCCTTCTGCTTTAAGAGAAACAGGACGCGGAGGACTTGCAGGTACTCCAACAGGGCAACGTTTAAAACAAGAAATATTTGGTGATTAA
- a CDS encoding acyl carrier protein, with product MENFDKVKDIIVDRLGVDADKVTADASFKDDLGADSLDIAELVMELEDEFGTEIPDEEAEKINTVGDAVNFINSLEK from the coding sequence GTGGAAAACTTCGATAAAGTAAAAGATATCATCGTTGATCGATTAGGTGTTGATGCTGATAAAGTAACTGCTGATGCATCATTTAAAGACGATTTAGGTGCTGACTCACTTGATATCGCTGAATTAGTAATGGAATTAGAAGATGAATTTGGTACTGAAATTCCTGATGAAGAAGCTGAAAAAATCAACACAGTTGGTGATGCTGTTAACTTCATTAACAGTCTTGAAAAATAA